ATTATGGGCGTATCGCTGACCTCGTGACTACCCCCGCCAAGGTCAAGTTCCTGTCGCTGGAGCCGCTATTGTCCTCCATCTCCGACATCCCGCTTGAGGGTATTGATTGGGCAATTGTAGCGGGAGAATCCGGCCCCAAAGCTAGACCGATGGAAGCGCAATGGGTTCGGGATGTGCGGGACAAATGTGTGCGGTTGGATATCCCGTTCTTCTTCAAGCAGTGGGGTGGCAGGGGAAAGTTGAACAAGGAACGAGGGCGGGAACTGGATGGCAGAACGTGGGAACAGAAGCCGATGAGCAGGGAATGTAAGTCCTGATTTACGACGACAGGCAGAAATAATTGATTACAAAACAAAGGCGGCAATGACTAGAGCCCTAGATTGCCGCTTGTTTTTAACGGGCTGGGAAAGGTTGGAATGCGTAATGAAATAAAAACGAATGATCGAAATGGCGATATTGGCGTTATTAGCGATGCAGAATTCGCACAATCAGGAAATCATACGGCCATTGGCAAAGTTTTTAGTGACCAAGCGTTTTGCGAAATGAATGTGGAAAACAAACTTTTCTTAAAACTCTTGCTCATTGAGGCGGGAACTATGGTCGGGACTTACAGGAATATTGGACGGCAACTTTTCACAAAGGAACCCAACGTTCGGAATTGGGCTAGGAAACTGGAATCAAACAGCATCCTTACCATTACCCCGAAAAGTCACGACCAGTTTGAATTGAGGCTGAATGAAAAGTATCAGGCGATAGCAAAGGAATTGGCTAACGAGAGGGTGGGCAGGGTTATGCTTCCTGCTTCTCCTGCTCCCGCTAACTCTGAAGACCCTGAGCTGGATAATATTATCGCCATTTACAAGACGGCAAAGGCAACGGGATGTAGCGTTAGGGTAAATGTTGAAAAAGTGATGGCGGCTTAAAAATAAATGAAGGCGTTACGTAACATTCAAAGAGATGAGGTAGACTTATCTGTATCCGTATTTTTTGATGATATGGCGACAGATAAGTTTATCGCTCTGCTTTTGGATTTGGCCGGAAATGATGCGCCACCCCCTTCTGCTATTCCTGCCCTTCATTTTCCGTCTGCAACCCCATCAGCAAAATATTCACTCAAGTCTCAGGAACGTAAGATTGTCAGGTCTGTAGAATTATTCCATGAATTCATTAATGCAAAACCGACAATCACCGGCATCAATCCATCCGAGAAATTATTGGCAGAGTTTTTGGATTACCTGATTGCCAAAGAGAAGAATGATAATCCAGAAGCCGCCTCCAAGAATGACCGTTCACGCTATTGGGTTGAATTTGCAGGATGCGTCAGGGTTCTTATCAATAAATTCCCGAAAGCCATTTTGCGCCGCTCATTATTAAGTCCTGCCGAATGTAAGGCTCAGAGTCGCTTCGATTACCTTAATAAAGAGTGCAAAGCAGCTGTCATGGTTTTCTTGAAGAACGGCAAGATTGTAAAATATGCAGATGGCAACCCTATCCAAACCAGTAAGCCACTTGCAGACGGAACCAAACTGTGCGCCCTTGATGCCACCAAAACCATTTTAACGACCCTTGGACTTACCGACCTCAAGCAACTTACCGATTCTGAATTGGAACGCTTTCACCAGATATATGCTGAGAAAGATATGGGGGACACTGCTCTCTGCTACTTCATTGATGCGGGAACATTCTACAGGTATTTGCATTCGACCCATTTTATTTCAGACTTCCCAAGTAAACTCAGCGGCCATAAACCCAAGCGCAGAAATGATGACTATGTTCCTGCTGAGAATATTGCGAAACTTGAAGACCGTTCAACTGTGGAATGGAACGATTTCTTTGACATTCAAGACCGCTTCATCTGCTATGTCCTCCTCTACGATTTTGCACTCAGAGCTGGAGAAGCGTTGCGCCTAACTATTGATGACATATCGGTTTCCCAATGCGTTGACCTTCACTTACCCTCTGAAGCCCAAAAAGGACAAAATAAGCCTGAGCAATGGTTGTTCAACTATTTTGAAATATCGAAGTTATATGCTAAGCGGTTCTTGCAACTCAGGGAGGCTCAGTTCCCCAATACCAAATCACTCTTGGTTAATTCTGATGGTGGTCAAATGTTGGAGGGCGTTCTCACCGATTGCGTTAGTCGTCATTGCAATAATCTCGGCATAGTCACGCAGAATGGGAAAAGCACCTCCCCTCACCGTCTTCGCCATTCCTTTGCCACGTTGAATATCGAGTCTCTTGGGCTGAAATTATCCATTTATGAGATTTCCGAACGGTTGCGTCATGAAGACATCAAAACGACCAAAGATGTCTACATTGCCCGAAACCCATTAATCTTGAAGGAACGCCACCTTGCCAAAATGAAGCAACGAAATGGACAGGGGCAGACATACCAACCTCAATCTCATCATATTGATACTGAGCCCACGACACCCCCTACTATTGATACTGCCGCCGTCTCCATCGCCAACGACACCATTCTATCCGAAGATGCCGCCATGAATATGCTTAGCCAGTTGGGAATCAAGCCCCCTGCTCTTTTGAAGGCTGCGAAGGTGGACGGGAAGGTCTCATTGAGGGATGGTTTATTTTATTATTCTATGGCGTATATTGAAGACCTTAAATCCAACTGGGTCACCAAGCAATATGCCGCCAGCGTCTTGAACATGACCGAGAAGCAACTATGGCATTGGCTCAAGAAAAATGGCGTTGAGACCAAGACCATCGGCAAGGCCAGTCTGATTAGGGCTTCTGGTTTGTTCAAAGGGCTCCATAATTCCAAGCGAAAATCTGCTTAATTGGATGTCCTGCGCCTCGGATTTGTGGCAAATTTTATTCTTTTCATCCCCAAGCCATTGATAATCCAATACCTTTTACCCCCATCCAAGAACCCATTTTGAGTCCCTTTCAGTCTAAAACAGTCAGACGCACTTAAAAATCTCCCGGAAAATCTCCCGGAACTGACCACCCCCTAAAAAGGCTCCAAAACGCAAAGTTTTATAGGGATTGGCACAAACGTTTGCAGTTCAAGGGGAAGAGACTACAAAGAATTGATGGTTGAAAGGGGTTGAGAGCAAGGTTTTGCTTGGTTGCCGGACTAGGATTCGAACCTAGACAAGCAGAGTCAGAGTCTGCTGTGCTACCATTACACAATCCGGCAGGAGAAAAGAAATGGCCCATGCGCCATTTGAGGGGGGAAGGATGCTAAAACGCCTTGGGGTGCGTCAAGCTTGTTCTTCTGCCAGCAATTGAAGCCCATCAGGTCTTTCCTGATGCAAAAATCAGGGTTCCCCTGCTTGTGCCATCGCAGAATCAGCCTATTGTGGGAAGTGAAGCATTAGTCAGGATGCCGGAAACAATGCCCAAATAAGGAGCGTGCCATGGACCATACAAGCAATGAGAAGATTTCCGAAGCTCTGAAACTTCTCGAGGAAGCGGCCAGAGACAAGAAGGATGAATTGAAGAATGCGATGTCTGATAAGTACTCGCACCTCAAGAACGCCATCGTGGAGACCGAGAACCACCTTGCCAAATCCCTGGCCGATGCCAGAAAACATGCCGTAGATGCGGCCGTTCACGCAAAGGACGTCAGCGTCGAGAAAGTCAAGGAAGTCGCCGGCGACGTGAATAAGAACGTACACGAGAATCCCTGGCCTTATGTCGCGGGAACCGCCGCCGTGGGCCTGTTGCTCGGATATATTCTCGGACGGAATCGGAAGTAACGTAACCCGGGTGGTCTTATGCTGAACAGCCTGCTCAAGGGATTTTTGTCTGCCGTCGCGCTCAAGTTGCTGGATCACTACAGGCAGCTGTCCGTTCAACTGCTCAAAATTGAGGCGACGAAAGCTTATCTACAGGGGGTACGGATGGCCCGGCGGTCGGCTTTCTTGCTGATACTCATGGGAATAGTCCTGGGGCTCATCAGCATGGGTGCCCTGCTCTTCCATGTAGGGCTGTTCATTCTACTACCCTGGACCGTGGAAGCGAAGGCCACTTTCGCCATCATTCTAGGCCTGGCCTACATGGTCATCGGGGGCAGTGTGCTGGGAATTATCATGAATGAAAAAACGTGGATGGAGAAATCAGGCGCTGCAGAGATGCTTAATGAAGCCACCGGTCAGCCTCACAAGGAGTGATCGAGATGCTTGCGGTAGGGTTATCCGTGTAAACCCGAAGGAGTCTATGAATTCGAAAACTGAAAAACCTCCCGCCACCTCCACCTTCGCAAAGACTTTGTTCAAGCTTTCGTGGATCATCTGGCGAATTGGGACTTCGCGGCAGCGCAGCTGAAATGATGCGAGCCCGCATCCGCTGATTCATAAAATCTTCAATTGGTGGAAGCAGCCCTGAAAAGGCTGAATTAGAATGGGAGGTGCCAAACTATGGAAAACACTGGCGATCCTTTGGGTCGCCAAGACTACAGACGATCAAATTGTGATGTGAAATT
The genomic region above belongs to bacterium and contains:
- a CDS encoding site-specific integrase yields the protein MKALRNIQRDEVDLSVSVFFDDMATDKFIALLLDLAGNDAPPPSAIPALHFPSATPSAKYSLKSQERKIVRSVELFHEFINAKPTITGINPSEKLLAEFLDYLIAKEKNDNPEAASKNDRSRYWVEFAGCVRVLINKFPKAILRRSLLSPAECKAQSRFDYLNKECKAAVMVFLKNGKIVKYADGNPIQTSKPLADGTKLCALDATKTILTTLGLTDLKQLTDSELERFHQIYAEKDMGDTALCYFIDAGTFYRYLHSTHFISDFPSKLSGHKPKRRNDDYVPAENIAKLEDRSTVEWNDFFDIQDRFICYVLLYDFALRAGEALRLTIDDISVSQCVDLHLPSEAQKGQNKPEQWLFNYFEISKLYAKRFLQLREAQFPNTKSLLVNSDGGQMLEGVLTDCVSRHCNNLGIVTQNGKSTSPHRLRHSFATLNIESLGLKLSIYEISERLRHEDIKTTKDVYIARNPLILKERHLAKMKQRNGQGQTYQPQSHHIDTEPTTPPTIDTAAVSIANDTILSEDAAMNMLSQLGIKPPALLKAAKVDGKVSLRDGLFYYSMAYIEDLKSNWVTKQYAASVLNMTEKQLWHWLKKNGVETKTIGKASLIRASGLFKGLHNSKRKSA